In Zingiber officinale cultivar Zhangliang chromosome 3B, Zo_v1.1, whole genome shotgun sequence, a single window of DNA contains:
- the LOC122055650 gene encoding very-long-chain 3-oxoacyl-CoA reductase 1-like, translating to MAACSYHQHLETLPTWILLLAGVGLLALLRISILLLRWAFVTFLRPAKDLRGYGSWALVTGSTDGIGKAFAFQLAREGLNVLLVGRSPEKLRDVSDAVRAASPDVRVDTVVVDLAGELHDGLARLRKAVRGLDVGILVNNAGVSYPYARFFHEVDEELLRDLIKVNVEGLTQITQAVLPGMLERKKGAIINIGSGSAVVIPSDPLYAVYAATKAYIDQFSRCLYVEYKGKGIDVQCQVPLYVATKMASIRRSSLLVPSADTYARAALRWIGHEPRCTPYWPHSLIWCLLSLIPESLIDQWRLGFCMKIRKKGQLKDANKKDQ from the exons ATGGCGGCCTGCTCCTACCACCAGCACCTCGAAACCCTACCTACGTGGATCCTCCTCCTCGCCGGCGTCGGCCTCCTCGCGCTTCTCAGGATTTCAATCCTCCTCCTCCGTTGGGCCTTCGTTACCTTCCTTCGGCCCGCCAAAGACCTCCGCGGCTACGGCTCCTGGGCCCTCGTCACCGGCTCCACCGACGGCATCGGCAAGGCGTTCGCTTTCCAGCTCGCCCGGGAGGGCCTCAACGTCCTCCTCGTCGGCCGTAGCCCCGAGAAGCTCCGCGACGTCTCCGACGCCGTCCGCGCCGCGAGTCCGGACGTCCGCGTCGACACCGTCGTCGTTGACCTCGCCGGAGAGCTCCACGACGGCCTCGCTCGACTCCGGAAGGCCGTTCGGGGCCTCGACGTCGGGATACTAGTCAACAACGCCGGCGTTTCCTACCCCTACGCCAGGTTCTTCCACGAGGTGGATGAGGAGCTGCTGAGGGACCTGATTAAGGTGAACGTGGAGGGGCTGACCCAGATCACGCAGGCCGTGCTGCCGGGGATGCTCGAAAGGAAGAAGGGCGCCATAATCAACATCGGTTCTGGCTCCGCCGTCGTCATCCCATCTGATCCACTATACGCTGTTTACGCTGCAACGAAAGC GTACATTGATCAATTCTCAAGATGCTTGTACGTTGAATATAAAGGCAAGGGGATAGATGTGCAATGTCAG GTGCCCTTGTATGTGGCTACAAAGATGGCATCCATCAGGAGATCTTCCTTGCTTGTTCCATCGGCAGACACTTATGCTCGTGCAGCTTTACGATGGATAGGCCACGAGCCAAGATGCACACCCTACTGGCCTCACTCACTCATATGGTGTCTGCTTTCACTGATACCGGAGTCCCTGATCGACCAATGGCGCTTGGGCTTCTGCATGAAGATTCGTAAGAAGGGGCAGCTCAAGGATGCTAATAAGAAAGATCAGTAG